One Gadus chalcogrammus isolate NIFS_2021 chromosome 7, NIFS_Gcha_1.0, whole genome shotgun sequence genomic window, GCTGTTAATAATTCATTAGACAATAAACAATTTTCGACACATGTGTAGAGctattattatacttacagaATTCGGCGATGTAATACGACACGACATAATTCTCCTCGCACCAGTCAAGCGTTGAAGTCGGCCGTCCCCAGTAGCCTTGCCTGTCTAGCGAGGGAGCCATGATGAAAAAAGAGCGTACTAGTGGAGTGAAGGAGGAGGCTGAGTCCACAATGAACGGCGAGATCAACCCTCCGGCGTTTCTCAGGCGTTCTCAGCCGAGCGTCATTAGAAACGCGCTGATACTGTATCGGATGGGCGTATCTTAGAGATAAATTAGAAGATGATTGACAAGTGCGGAGTTTATTTGTGTTCAGTGTTTCAGAGGAGCATAAGATCAGGCTCAAATCCATGGCCTTCATTATGTGAGGGACAACGTAACTGGTTCCTaaaatgaaattcatattgatttagttaattaaggtttatgaaaataaatgttggcccatttaataataataataataataatattaataataataaaaatgatgaCTCAAATATCTTTGTTAGTGtaataaatgataataaaaaaaaacgctttATATTTCTCTGATATTAAAAACAACTTCTGAAATGTAGCTGTACAGTAAGCCACATACATCTCGGTGGCGGTAGAAACAACAAATGAGCATATGTAGCATAGGTAAGTATGACAACACAATTCCCATTGGAATATTGATAGAGAATTTGACTTTAAATTCCAATGGATGAAAACTTGAGTTAACTATAGATGAATTCACTTTTTCCTCGTTTGTTatcaaaaagaacaaaaaaaacacaagaaaagcCATAAACAAATAGAACGTTACAAAACATTGCAAAAATCAAATAttccaaatattttttaataagatGCATGAGACTCAAAAGTGATGCATCCATTGTTTTACATGATGTCCTTACATCATAGCATCATTACATATTGAAGTCAAGAAAAGCAAAACTTCCCCTGAGTGGTATTTACTATGTGCAAGGTAAGACTGGGTCACCAAATATACAGCCTATTTTCGCTTAGTTCAAGTCAATTCGCCTTTTGTGATCGCCTACTTATATCTTGAATATTAATTTCAGCCAATTGAACTCCCAAAAACCACATATTCAAGTCCCTTATTCAGGAGATTATACTTAATATAAGCACTCATTTTGTATTCTATCTATCTTGTTCAACAAAAGAAAATTCCTGCTGCATGTGATGCAGAAAGCGCTCCAAGATAATTCAGCGGTGTTTCAACATAAGAATGTGCACAAAATTTTGCTCACACACTTTTAAATTGGAATCGCGACAGGTTAAAGGAATGCATCAAATCTAAAACAAAAGGGTGTGAATTTTGCATTACAAATTAAACATGTGCATACATAATCCCAcgcactcactcagacacacacacaaacacgcacatgcacacacacacacacacacacacacacacacacacacacacacacacacacacacacacacacacacacacacacacacacacacacacacacacacacacacacacacacacacacaaacacacaaacacacaaacaaacacatagttAGACAAACCAACACAGAATCAAAATGGGGGAACTGCAGTCACAACAATACGCTATAACTCATCCCTTATCTTGTCTCCCTTAGGCCGGACCATCCTGCCCATGTAGAGGATGGACTTGGTCTTGAGGTCCTTCACCAGGAATAGAAAGGGGTGGTCAGCGTAGAAGAGTTTGGGGTTCTTCAGCTTGTCCGAGCTGTAGACCGTGGGGTCGATGGGGTTCCCCTCTGTCGCCCACTCCACGGCCGAGGCGTGGAAGACGTTGGCCAGGTAGAGGTCCTTCTTCCCCGAGATGTTGGACAGGTCCGCCTTGGCCTTGTCCACGGCGTCCGTCAGACCAAGTTCTCCGAGGtgtttctaaaaacaaaacagaggacGTTCATGTAAATCCGGTTTCCTCATAAGTCTATCACCGAATGAGGCGACGCCACGCTGATCGAGCCTCTGACCCCGCTGATGAAAGCCCTCGTGTTTGAGGTATTATGATTGTTACGATCTGGGTGGCGATAGCGTTGTTATCCATGGGAACAATTAGGCTCTTCGCAAAAAGCGTCGCCAAAGagaacaaaaccaaaatatTGGAGGTGGCAACTTTACACTACACCACATagtgccttttttattttttggatttTGACTGACCTGCAGGTTGTGGCTGACTTCCATGCTGATTTTGGGCAGGGACACGGCCACAGCCTTCTCCTCCATCTTGGCCACCCAGGTGTCCAGCTGTTTCCCGGACAGCAGCTTCTCCACTCTCTCCAGGGGCTCCACGTGAAGGGGCATGACGAAGACCACCGAGGACTTCTTATGGGCCAGGGGAATGCTCAGCACCGTTAGCTTGTTGTCCACATCCTCGTAGTAGTCATACAGGCCTGTGgagcgggcacacacacacacacacacacacacacacacacacacacacacacacacacacacacacacacacacacacacacacacacacacacacacacacacacacacacacacacacacacacacacacacacacacacacacacatacatatgcacaacATTGTCAGCTGTGCAACTATTACTACACAGTTAATATGGGTACAATATATGTGTAGTTTATAGCTAGGGCTATGTCTGATATGTTGTGTCCAAGTCGACTTAAAATGTACAGACAACTCTTGCCCAATAACTTCTGATTTCCAGCATGTTGCATGTTAACGAGATAAAGTCCATGAAAAAGTTCTCACCTGCATCATACATTTCAATGTGTTTTGTTAGTGTTTTCTGACCTGTGCGGTGCATCATCTCCACTGAAATGGTTAAGCCACGGGACGCCAAGAATACACGGCCGTCCACCATCTTCGGATGGAACTGTTCATTCCAGTGGGCTGTTTTGACAAAAAAGGACAGCTTTAAAAAGAGTAAGCATCATTCAACAATTAATAAATGCACTTTAACAACAGTTGGACATTTCTCTTCCTTGTATGATCTCACGTTTGAAAAACATAGCGTTGATGATCATCGCCCCGTCTGTCTTCTCCACGTTCTTGGCGACCTCAGGCAGTTTACCGTCCGTGGATTTGACCCCCCACTCGTTGATGGCCTTCATGGCGCTCTTCTTGTCCTTGAAGTTGATCTTGGAGTGCTCGCAGTTGTAGAGCTTCTTGCTCTTCTTCAGGAAGCTTTCGGTGAAGGTGATGGAGCTGGGCCCGTACAGGCGGCTGCGGATCTTCCAGGTGACGTTGCGGGCGGCGGGGTCGCTCACCTCGCTCAGCAGCTCCCCCAGGCCCGCGTGAAGCTGCTCGTCCTTCAGCTTGTCGGCCTTCAGCAGGCTCTTCACCTGGGAGGCGGTGGTGGCCTTGCCCCCGAGGGCAACCAGGCCCAGGGCGGAGGCCACAACCACCGGGGAGATCAGGATGTTCTCCGTGTCCTTCTCCTGGGCCACGCGCTGGTACAGGCTGAAGGCCAGGCTAGCGCTGTTGTCGGCCAGCAGGGAGGCGTGGGTGCTGAGGACTTTATCCGGGGAGGCCGACGTGGCAGAGGACGCTGTGTGGGCCAGCAGGGCCAGAGCCACCAGACTGGTGACCAACATGGCTTCAGACTTCAATTGATAGCAGAGACCTGCAAGGAGACATATGGGGGATTCTCTGTTATATGTTGTGTTTGGGAAAGTAATCAGTGCTTACAGTGTGATTATATACTATAGTATAAACATAATGGTGAGATGGTAGGGGAAATTTGGATTGGTGCTGTCACTTTACTTTGTATAACTAAACATAAATGCCGTTTTCTCCCAGAAGTAAGTTGGTCTCCGGGGTTAGCATTACTAATGAGGattagcaataatgtggaaataaGTCACAGAGCAGGCTTATATAACAGCCACGTAGGCAGCTGCCGGATGCTAGGAAGACTAAACAGGGGCTAGCCGAACTGTCCGCTCACTTGGCTTAACAGACACAATTCTGTGTTGCCACAGTTACTATGTAAGGTAATGATTTTCTATATCTGTGAACTCTTCTTCTGGTCATAGTCAAGTCCTAACACGCTTGTGAGGACAGAGAGTTATGAATAAAAGGAGTACAATTTGATCTTTAAAGCCCCAGCATTCCATTTTGAAGTTAGaatatttttgtgtgttcagATATTATATCAGGGACTGATTAAAAAGTTATTGTAAGAATAGTTGTGACATTAGGGACACCTCTTTAGTAGCATATTTGTGAAACAGACTTGTGTATCCAGTGTTAACAACATTACTATTATAAAAACAAGATTCAAGATTTAAGATATGACTGTTGCTAAAAAGTATAGGCATTCTATTTATTGTAACACATGCTACACATGCATGTTACAAATGACAAAGTAAAGTTTTGCTGTGAATTGTGTATGTGGTACTTCTTCATGTCCTTGTAAGCCATTGCGTCTCGAAGGAACCTCACGTATGAATGATGAGGGGGCTTGCTTATCCCATTGGAGGGGTGCCTCACCAATCAGCATAGTGCCAGAAGTCTAGAAGCTTCTAGGTCTAGACAGTATACGAATTATATTTTCTTTAAGTGAGCATCCTTGTTTTGCAATCATTATAACATGAATTATTCAAGATTCAAAGACATTAGTGATGCAAATAAAGTAAGTTAAGTAAAAGGCAGACAAAAGGGAGAAACATTGCAAGCATATCAAGGTAAAAAGTTCACCTCCATTATGTTATTCTATTCTTTAAATGCTGATTCTTTAAATGCTAAACTTTTAACTTTAGAATTTAAGTTATCAATACACTAGAACGCAACACAATTAAAATACTGTAATGCTGTTTCCTATAGACAAAGCATTTCAGTTGAAGACCATTTTTTCCACATTCCCCCTCCAACCCTGCCAACAAAGGCTATTCCCTTTACCTTATTGTGCTCCTGCTGTAATTCACACCTAGAGGTCTTTTACCAACTGTGTGGTACAGAGTAGGTCCTCCACAAAAAGTCCACAGTCTATAGAAAAAGTTGCATTTCTGGACCTCGGCAGGAAATGGAGTGAAGAGATTTTAGAGTTCAGTCCTAGGACCACCCCTTGTATCCAGTTACTGTGGGAAAAGAATCCCCCCCCATTTCAAGGTCCTAAAGCCTGGAATATTCTGACATTTGAAAGCACTGAGCACACCAGTGTCTGCCTACTTGGTATTTTGAAGCATTGACTTTATGAACCCTGTATTTGTACATTTGTCATTGGTAAGAATTGACATATTGAAAGTTACATTGTTTTTATGTGAGCTGTTGCCCGCTTTAAACCTTACATCGTTGTTGTGATGAGCATACTCCATTATGGTCTGTGTGCATTCGATTGTAACTAAATCAATGAACATCTTCCAAACCACGCCCTGTAGACATGTGGTAGCATGTCTTAGGATGAGTAGGCCAATGCTAATAGATGGTTACTAGACTGCTATTAGATTTCCAGTAAAGGGCTAATGTTGGCTGTTGATGTAAACTCAGAGATCTTCCATGGCTAGGTTCTTTTTGACTGTTTTTCTATTAGCGttctattaaataaaaaatcaatGCTTGGAAAAAAGCCTTCTATTCATCAGTACATGACCAGCATATTACCCCCAAATCAGTAAGTGTGTCGAGTTAAAGTCTGACCAtcaaccctcctctctcctcagtctGTTTAATTACCCCGTTGCTACGCTGTCTGTTTGAACTGAGCCTCTAATACAGGCCGACAACTTATAAGGGGGGCTATTTATGCATGTAGCTCTTTGATGTCATCTCCATAGTGATGATCCGATGTTCTCAACCAACTCTTCTTTAGCATGAGGATAACTGAACCTCGACGTTAAGAAAAGGGAACAGTGTGACCTCATGAATGCATGCCCTCTGGGGGTTGGGGAGTGCAGGGAGTTGTTTAAGTGCATGGTTAATGCTAATGGACTTGTGACATGAATTCAGACGTAAGCTATAGGACACACGTGGGCTTCCAAGCCCCCTCAGACAGTGATGGAATGTAAAGCCAGGCTGGGACAGGGCAGGAGGGCCTTCTCATGCATGCATCTGCATGCATTCCTGCAGATGCaggaacaacagcagcagcagcaacagcagcacaaAAAGGACATTACCCCAGGCTCCCTGCTGAATACCTTCTGAAATTTGAAACCGTGGGCAATGGGATCTGCCCTGGTGGATGTAGAAACCAGCAGCTTCTTTAGAAATGTACACAAATAGGTGTTTGGTTGTTTCCGACATATGCAACTCAATCAGAACAACCACAGAATAAATATATTCAGTTCTCTCTCTTTGGTTTTTACTTATACTTAAATGCACTTGGTGATTTTATTAAGGCTGATCAATAGGTTGTTGTATCTGTTTACTTTGATACGTATGCTATCAGCAAGGCTATTACAATGGacagtgtatttttttgtatgtatgtatgattgaGATTCACCAGATAtcattgtatatatgtatatgacaataacaataacaggtTACACAGCCTTACACCTAGAATAACAGCAATACCACAAATTGCTCGTTCTATTACTTTATATTCTGTATAGACCCTTTACTTGCTTGTATATGAGGATGAAGTGTGTAGGAAGCAGGCTAGGGAGTGGTGGGAACAGACAATGGAATGTTTCCCCCTCGATGCTTGATTCTGTCCCTTTCCCCCGATGTCATGCAAGTCCGCCCCCTGCCTATTGTAAGCTGTGTTTCAAATTAAATGTGCCGGCAGGAAGAGTATAAACAAATGCATGTCCTGTTCTGCTGTTCCACTTTAAAGTTTGTAATGGTGTCAGTGCAGCTGTGGTCAACAACCGTATTAGAAAAAAAACCGAAATCAAATAATGATGCAATAAAGATGCAAATCTTTGAAACTAAATACAGCATACATAGATACAAAGAACTCCTGTTTTCATATGGTAATTGTTGCATGGAAGTCACAAAGAGAGTGACATTTCTTTGCTATAGatattattaaataaaatgtaatacaaATCGGTGGCGCAAAATGTGTCCCTTttaattatttgtattgttttaatgTGCACATCAAAAGGGGATACGACTATATTTGCAGACAAAAAATTTAATGATCTGAATGAATGAAGTGAATGCATGTGAACCGTTAGCCTGGCATCGCGATACGAATTGCAAAATGCATGTCTGGAACCGCACCATAATTTTCGATTTCCAAAGGGCGTTAACCACGGGCCTATCCAACCATAGGTCTACAACCAATCATAGTAACGAAACGGGTTAGGCAGCACTGG contains:
- the LOC130385638 gene encoding serpin H1-like; this encodes MLVTSLVALALLAHTASSATSASPDKVLSTHASLLADNSASLAFSLYQRVAQEKDTENILISPVVVASALGLVALGGKATTASQVKSLLKADKLKDEQLHAGLGELLSEVSDPAARNVTWKIRSRLYGPSSITFTESFLKKSKKLYNCEHSKINFKDKKSAMKAINEWGVKSTDGKLPEVAKNVEKTDGAMIINAMFFKPHWNEQFHPKMVDGRVFLASRGLTISVEMMHRTGLYDYYEDVDNKLTVLSIPLAHKKSSVVFVMPLHVEPLERVEKLLSGKQLDTWVAKMEEKAVAVSLPKISMEVSHNLQKHLGELGLTDAVDKAKADLSNISGKKDLYLANVFHASAVEWATEGNPIDPTVYSSDKLKNPKLFYADHPFLFLVKDLKTKSILYMGRMVRPKGDKIRDEL